From one Anopheles bellator chromosome 1, idAnoBellAS_SP24_06.2, whole genome shotgun sequence genomic stretch:
- the LOC131206568 gene encoding huntingtin-interacting protein 1 isoform X2, giving the protein MASLSLPRVLQNRKSPVEVERENLVKHLTISISKALSNVEMPIKVKHVRAAIIGTFHSNGGHAFWAIAIRQPIQDNRIVAWKFCHLLHKILREGHHLCCQHSMRHRGMLLEAGKLWGHLNDGYGICIKHYTKLLVTKLEFHDRNPRIPGNLSLRSGDLEKIGEGDINVYFQLAVEIFDYLDDIVALQATIFKSITTFCVSSMTSPGQCRLAPLIPCIQDSNPLYDMLVRIMFKLHANLPSDLLTGHRQRFGTLFHQLKMFYSQSRNLQYFVNLITVPKLPEAPPNFELQSDLGNYQAPVVVMPDSDPCDNEPEPVVENLIDTAEAAPPIPELPQHNNHQQSVAPVVPVAQLMELERLIQERDDLIRHLQTETHRLSNHVKSITIEQRDVQMRMEEEVAALNVQLTQSHGELMNLRFQKEELELRAQTAPNLEQRAQAEEERAKASEEKFQKLKTMYTQIRDEHVNLLRQVKIDQYKINCYVQHGEISKQLATSTTAAVEANKAKAELQCQLEELEQKQSLVQNALQQSSVEARQEQEAIAEQLQTMTQKCESLQSRYDEMEAARQAEVAELRIGLERLETELQTFQHDRETLSNEKGSLEERLAEIEGEKEELALKYQECVGKIEALELKTDQYAREEASLQQSVCENTQKTQELSDRIEQLLAENCALEQKYSHLETAKAAQEEEFNRTHQEERNRYDSLQTEMSETLGKLETKNATIADERQQTLNQLLLLQTESTQKQSDFESLEHDLKSVIEQKDHELEEINAKYRELEEKYQGLDANMERSLSEKETIESDLQDLLHQQEETEQRLRAAQATVGTLQAALADSRITGETALRTLLEACIKSSEKLTLRAIGENEMPGAGGTPTYFLMIAEELQEVLTKLKMVHENYLKDNSTNVESLARKVIIGAHLLASAHVQGMTICNRSANIESGEPEEIKKLGLSITSLFQALQKTSESDTVSERVKDLKLKLEQVTTMIVDLGKQTDGTENLGDMVESELSSMDKAIEEAASQIEEMLSKSRASDSGIKLEVNEKILDACTNLMQAIRLLVQKSRLLQSEIVSLGKGTASAKEFYKRNHQWTEGLISAAKSVAQGANFLVTAANKTVAGGAKHQLDLVVAAQEIAACTAQLVVASRVKAPRTSTNLSALGTASKNVTQATGIVVATAKDCSQRLEDSQDLDLGTLTVHQAKTKEMEIQVKVLELEQALQVERMRLASFRKKNYHQPVEE; this is encoded by the exons ACTATCAGCATTTCCAAGGCTCTCAGCAATGTGGAAATGCCCATCAAGGTCAAGCATGTTCGTGCCGCCATCATCGGGACGTTTCACAGCAACGGTGGGCACGCGTTCTGGGCCATAGCTATCCGGCAACCGATACAGGATAATCGGATCGTGGCCTGGAAGTTCTGCCACCTGCTGCATAAAATTCTGCGCGAAGGCCATCATCTATGTTGTCAGCATTCGATGCGCCATCGCGGCATGTTACTGGAGGCTGGAAAACTGTGGGGTCACTTGAACGATGGTTATGGCATCTGCATTAAACATTACACGAAACTGCTCGTCACAAAGCTGGAGTTCCACGACCGTAATCCCCGAATACCGGGCAACCTTTCGCTTCGGTCGGGCGACCTCGAGAAGATCGGCGAAGGTGATATTAACGTTTA CTTCCAGCTGGCTGTCGAAATATTCGATTATTTGGATGACATTGTTGCATTACAAGCAACCA TATTCAAATCTATCACGACGTTCTGCGTCAGTTCCATGACTTCGCCCGGCCAGTGTCGGTTGGCACCATTGATCCCTTGCATACAGGATTCAAATCCACTGTACGATATGTTGGTGCGCATTATGTTCAAACTGCACGCCAACTTGCCCTCGGATCTGCTTACCGGGCACCGGCAGCGCTTCGGTACATTGTTCCATCAGCTGAAGATGTTCTATAGCCAATCGCGCAATTTGCAGTACTTCGTTAATCTGATAACCGTGCCGAAGCTGCCGGAAGCGCCACCAAATTTTGAGCTGCAAAGCGATCTAGGCAACTATCAGGCTCCGGTTGTCGTTATGCCCGACAGCGATCCATGTGACAATgaaccggagccggtggtggaaaatctgATTGACACTGCCGAGGCTGCACCACCGATACCGGAACTACCGCAACATAACAACCATCAGCAATCGGTTGCACCGGTAGTGCCCGTGGCGCAGCTAATGGAGCTGGAGCGTTTGATCCAGGAGCGCGACGATTTGATACGACACCTGCAGACGGAAACCCATCGATTGTCTAATCACGTTAAGTCGATCACGATCGAACAGAGAGACGTGCAAATGCGTATGGAGGAGGAGGTCGCCGCACTGAACGTTCAGCTAACGCAAAGTCACGGCGAGCTTATGAATTTACGCTTCCAGAAGGAAGAGCTGGAACTACGGGCTCAAACTGCACCTAATCTGGAGC AACGTGCGCAAGCGGAAGAGGAACGTGCGAAGGCGAGTGAGGAGAAGTTCCAGAAACTAAAAACCATGTACACGCAGATACGCGACGAGCATGTAAATCTTCTGCGCCAG GTGAAAATTGATCAATACAAGATCAACTGCTACGTGCAG CATGGAGAAATAAGCAAGCAGCTGGCTACTTCTACAACCGCTGCCGTCGAAGCTAACAAAGCTAAAGCGGAGCTCCAGTGCCAGCTGGAAGAACTCGAACAAAAGCAGTCCTTGGTGCAGAACGCACTACAGCAAAGCTCGGTCGAGGCGCGCCAAGAGCAGGAAGCTATCGCGGAACAGCTACAAACCATGACACAGAAGTGCGAATCGCTACAGAGCCGGTACGATGAAATGGAAGCCGCTCGGCAGGCCGAGGTAGCTGAACTGCGTATCGGGCTGGAGCGCCTAGAGACCGAACTGCAGACATTTCAACACGATCGCGAAACACTGTCTAATGAAAAGGGCAGCCTTGAGGAGCGACTGGCGGAAATAGAGGGCGAAAAGGAAGAACTGGCCCTAAAATATCAGGAATGCGTTGGCAAAATTGAAGCCCTCGAGCTAAAGACTGACCAGTATGCCAGAGAGGAAGCATCACTGCAGCAGAGTGTTTGTGAGAATACGCAGAAAACACAAG AACTATCTGATCGTATCGAACAACTTCTGGCGGAAAATTGTGCACTGGAACAAAAATATTCCCATCTGGAAACAGCGAAAGCAGCGCAAGAGGAGGAATTCAATCGTACCCACCAGGAGGAACGGAACCGCTACGATTCGCTACAGACAGAGATGAGCGAAACGCTTGGCAAacttgaaacgaaaaacgcgACCATTGCCGATGAGCGACAGCAAACGTTGAatcagctgttgctgctgcaaacGGAGTCCACCCAGAAACAGTCCGATTTCGAGTCGCTAGAGCACGACCTCAAGTCTGTGATCGAACAAAAGGATCACGAACTGGAAGAAATAAATGCCAAGTACCGCGAGCTGGAGGAAAAGTATCAG GGTCTAGATGCGAATATGGAACGGTCACTTTCCGAGAAGGAAACAATTGAATCTGATTTGCAAGATTTACTACACCAACAGGAAGAAACGGAGCAGAGGTTGCGAGCAGCGCAGGCAACAGTCGGTACGCTTCAGGCTGCCCTGGCCGATAGTCGCATTACTGGTGAAACCGCTTTGCGCACCCTGCTGGAGGCTTGCATAAAATCGTCGGAAAAGCTTACACTACGGGCCATCGGTGAAAACGAAATGCCGGGGGCTGGCGGTACGCCGACCTACTTTTTGATGATCGCCGAGGAGTTGCAGGAGGTGCTGACGAAACTGAAAATGGTCCATGAAAATTATCTGAAGGACAATTCGACAAACGTGGAATCGTTGGCGAGGAAAGTTATCATCGGAGCGCATTTATTGGCGTCCGCCCACGTGCAGGGGATGACCATTTGCAACCGGTCAGCAAACATAGAGAGTGGTGAAC CGGAAGAGATCAAGAAGCTTGGCCTGTCAATTACCAGCCTATTCCAAGCGCTGCAAAAAACAAGCGAATCTGACACGGTCAGTGAGAGAGTAAAGGATTTAAAGCTAAAACTGGAACAAGTCACCACTATGATCGTCGACCTCGGAAAGCAAACGGATGGCACCGAAAATCTTGGCGATATGGTCGAATCCGAACTTTCCAGCATGGATAAAGCCATTGAAGAGGCTGCTTCACAGATAGAG GAAATGCTATCAAAATCGCGTGCTTCCGATTCTGGTATAAAATTAGAAGTCAACGAAAAAATCCTCGACGCTTGTACGAACCTCATGCAAGCGATTCGACTGCTGGTGCAAAAATCGCGGTTGCTGCAGTCAGAGATCGTATCGCTAGGCAAGGGCACTGCTTCGGCGAAGGAGTTCTATAAGCGCAATCACCAGTGGACGGAGGGCTTAATTTCAGCTGCAAAAAGTGTCGCCCAAGGGGCCAACTTCTTGGT GACGGCAGCGAACAaaacggtggccggcggaGCAAAGCACCAGCTCGATTTGGTAGTGGCTGCCCAGGAAATTGCTGCCTGTACTGCTCAGCTTGTAGTGGCAAGTCGCGTGAAGGCACCTCGCACCAGCACGAACTTATCTGCGCTGGGTACGGCTTCAAAGAACGTGACTCAAGCGACGGGAATCGTTGTGGCTACCGCCAAAGATTGCAGCCAACGGTTGGAAGACTCGCAGGATCTTGATCTCGGCACGCTGACGGTGCATCAAGCCAAAACGAAGGAGATGGAAATTCAGGTGAAGGTTCTAGAGCTCGAGCAAGCGCTACAGGTTGAGCGCATGCGATTGGCTTCgttccgaaagaaaaactaccACCAACCGGTCGAAGAGTAG
- the LOC131206568 gene encoding huntingtin-interacting protein 1-related protein isoform X6 yields MASLSLPRVLQNRKSPVEVERENLVKHLTISISKALSNVEMPIKVKHVRAAIIGTFHSNGGHAFWAIAIRQPIQDNRIVAWKFCHLLHKILREGHHLCCQHSMRHRGMLLEAGKLWGHLNDGYGICIKHYTKLLVTKLEFHDRNPRIPGNLSLRSGDLEKIGEGDINVYFQLAVEIFDYLDDIVALQATIFKSITTFCVSSMTSPGQCRLAPLIPCIQDSNPLYDMLVRIMFKLHANLPSDLLTGHRQRFGTLFHQLKMFYSQSRNLQYFVNLITVPKLPEAPPNFELQSDLGNYQAPVVVMPDSDPCDNEPEPVVENLIDTAEAAPPIPELPQHNNHQQSVAPVVPVAQLMELERLIQERDDLIRHLQTETHRLSNHVKSITIEQRDVQMRMEEEVAALNVQLTQSHGELMNLRFQKEELELRAQTAPNLEQRAQAEEERAKASEEKFQKLKTMYTQIRDEHVNLLRQVKIDQYKINCYVQHGEISKQLATSTTAAVEANKAKAELQCQLEELEQKQSLVQNALQQSSVEARQEQEAIAEQLQTMTQKCESLQSRYDEMEAARQAEVAELRIGLERLETELQTFQHDRETLSNEKGSLEERLAEIEGEKEELALKYQECVGKIEALELKTDQYAREEASLQQSVCENTQKTQELSDRIEQLLAENCALEQKYSHLETAKAAQEEEFNRTHQEERNRYDSLQTEMSETLGKLETKNATIADERQQTLNQLLLLQTESTQKQSDFESLEHDLKSVIEQKDHELEEINAKYRELEEKYQEETEQRLRAAQATVGTLQAALADSRITGETALRTLLEACIKSSEKLTLRAIGENEMPGAGGTPTYFLMIAEELQEVLTKLKMVHENYLKDNSTNVESLARKVIIGAHLLASAHVQGMTICNRSANIESGERIAEEIKKLGLSITSLFQALQKTSESDTVSERVKDLKLKLEQVTTMIVDLGKQTDGTENLGDMVESELSSMDKAIEEAASQIEEMLSKSRASDSGIKLEVNEKILDACTNLMQAIRLLVQKSRLLQSEIVSLGKGTASAKEFYKRNHQWTEGLISAAKSVAQGANFLVTAANKTVAGGAKHQLDLVVAAQEIAACTAQLVVASRVKAPRTSTNLSALGTASKNVTQATGIVVATAKDCSQRLEDSQDLDLGTLTVHQAKTKEMEIQVKVLELEQALQVERMRLASFRKKNYHQPVEE; encoded by the exons ACTATCAGCATTTCCAAGGCTCTCAGCAATGTGGAAATGCCCATCAAGGTCAAGCATGTTCGTGCCGCCATCATCGGGACGTTTCACAGCAACGGTGGGCACGCGTTCTGGGCCATAGCTATCCGGCAACCGATACAGGATAATCGGATCGTGGCCTGGAAGTTCTGCCACCTGCTGCATAAAATTCTGCGCGAAGGCCATCATCTATGTTGTCAGCATTCGATGCGCCATCGCGGCATGTTACTGGAGGCTGGAAAACTGTGGGGTCACTTGAACGATGGTTATGGCATCTGCATTAAACATTACACGAAACTGCTCGTCACAAAGCTGGAGTTCCACGACCGTAATCCCCGAATACCGGGCAACCTTTCGCTTCGGTCGGGCGACCTCGAGAAGATCGGCGAAGGTGATATTAACGTTTA CTTCCAGCTGGCTGTCGAAATATTCGATTATTTGGATGACATTGTTGCATTACAAGCAACCA TATTCAAATCTATCACGACGTTCTGCGTCAGTTCCATGACTTCGCCCGGCCAGTGTCGGTTGGCACCATTGATCCCTTGCATACAGGATTCAAATCCACTGTACGATATGTTGGTGCGCATTATGTTCAAACTGCACGCCAACTTGCCCTCGGATCTGCTTACCGGGCACCGGCAGCGCTTCGGTACATTGTTCCATCAGCTGAAGATGTTCTATAGCCAATCGCGCAATTTGCAGTACTTCGTTAATCTGATAACCGTGCCGAAGCTGCCGGAAGCGCCACCAAATTTTGAGCTGCAAAGCGATCTAGGCAACTATCAGGCTCCGGTTGTCGTTATGCCCGACAGCGATCCATGTGACAATgaaccggagccggtggtggaaaatctgATTGACACTGCCGAGGCTGCACCACCGATACCGGAACTACCGCAACATAACAACCATCAGCAATCGGTTGCACCGGTAGTGCCCGTGGCGCAGCTAATGGAGCTGGAGCGTTTGATCCAGGAGCGCGACGATTTGATACGACACCTGCAGACGGAAACCCATCGATTGTCTAATCACGTTAAGTCGATCACGATCGAACAGAGAGACGTGCAAATGCGTATGGAGGAGGAGGTCGCCGCACTGAACGTTCAGCTAACGCAAAGTCACGGCGAGCTTATGAATTTACGCTTCCAGAAGGAAGAGCTGGAACTACGGGCTCAAACTGCACCTAATCTGGAGC AACGTGCGCAAGCGGAAGAGGAACGTGCGAAGGCGAGTGAGGAGAAGTTCCAGAAACTAAAAACCATGTACACGCAGATACGCGACGAGCATGTAAATCTTCTGCGCCAG GTGAAAATTGATCAATACAAGATCAACTGCTACGTGCAG CATGGAGAAATAAGCAAGCAGCTGGCTACTTCTACAACCGCTGCCGTCGAAGCTAACAAAGCTAAAGCGGAGCTCCAGTGCCAGCTGGAAGAACTCGAACAAAAGCAGTCCTTGGTGCAGAACGCACTACAGCAAAGCTCGGTCGAGGCGCGCCAAGAGCAGGAAGCTATCGCGGAACAGCTACAAACCATGACACAGAAGTGCGAATCGCTACAGAGCCGGTACGATGAAATGGAAGCCGCTCGGCAGGCCGAGGTAGCTGAACTGCGTATCGGGCTGGAGCGCCTAGAGACCGAACTGCAGACATTTCAACACGATCGCGAAACACTGTCTAATGAAAAGGGCAGCCTTGAGGAGCGACTGGCGGAAATAGAGGGCGAAAAGGAAGAACTGGCCCTAAAATATCAGGAATGCGTTGGCAAAATTGAAGCCCTCGAGCTAAAGACTGACCAGTATGCCAGAGAGGAAGCATCACTGCAGCAGAGTGTTTGTGAGAATACGCAGAAAACACAAG AACTATCTGATCGTATCGAACAACTTCTGGCGGAAAATTGTGCACTGGAACAAAAATATTCCCATCTGGAAACAGCGAAAGCAGCGCAAGAGGAGGAATTCAATCGTACCCACCAGGAGGAACGGAACCGCTACGATTCGCTACAGACAGAGATGAGCGAAACGCTTGGCAAacttgaaacgaaaaacgcgACCATTGCCGATGAGCGACAGCAAACGTTGAatcagctgttgctgctgcaaacGGAGTCCACCCAGAAACAGTCCGATTTCGAGTCGCTAGAGCACGACCTCAAGTCTGTGATCGAACAAAAGGATCACGAACTGGAAGAAATAAATGCCAAGTACCGCGAGCTGGAGGAAAAGTATCAG GAAGAAACGGAGCAGAGGTTGCGAGCAGCGCAGGCAACAGTCGGTACGCTTCAGGCTGCCCTGGCCGATAGTCGCATTACTGGTGAAACCGCTTTGCGCACCCTGCTGGAGGCTTGCATAAAATCGTCGGAAAAGCTTACACTACGGGCCATCGGTGAAAACGAAATGCCGGGGGCTGGCGGTACGCCGACCTACTTTTTGATGATCGCCGAGGAGTTGCAGGAGGTGCTGACGAAACTGAAAATGGTCCATGAAAATTATCTGAAGGACAATTCGACAAACGTGGAATCGTTGGCGAGGAAAGTTATCATCGGAGCGCATTTATTGGCGTCCGCCCACGTGCAGGGGATGACCATTTGCAACCGGTCAGCAAACATAGAGAGTGGTGAAC GCATAGCGGAAGAGATCAAGAAGCTTGGCCTGTCAATTACCAGCCTATTCCAAGCGCTGCAAAAAACAAGCGAATCTGACACGGTCAGTGAGAGAGTAAAGGATTTAAAGCTAAAACTGGAACAAGTCACCACTATGATCGTCGACCTCGGAAAGCAAACGGATGGCACCGAAAATCTTGGCGATATGGTCGAATCCGAACTTTCCAGCATGGATAAAGCCATTGAAGAGGCTGCTTCACAGATAGAG GAAATGCTATCAAAATCGCGTGCTTCCGATTCTGGTATAAAATTAGAAGTCAACGAAAAAATCCTCGACGCTTGTACGAACCTCATGCAAGCGATTCGACTGCTGGTGCAAAAATCGCGGTTGCTGCAGTCAGAGATCGTATCGCTAGGCAAGGGCACTGCTTCGGCGAAGGAGTTCTATAAGCGCAATCACCAGTGGACGGAGGGCTTAATTTCAGCTGCAAAAAGTGTCGCCCAAGGGGCCAACTTCTTGGT GACGGCAGCGAACAaaacggtggccggcggaGCAAAGCACCAGCTCGATTTGGTAGTGGCTGCCCAGGAAATTGCTGCCTGTACTGCTCAGCTTGTAGTGGCAAGTCGCGTGAAGGCACCTCGCACCAGCACGAACTTATCTGCGCTGGGTACGGCTTCAAAGAACGTGACTCAAGCGACGGGAATCGTTGTGGCTACCGCCAAAGATTGCAGCCAACGGTTGGAAGACTCGCAGGATCTTGATCTCGGCACGCTGACGGTGCATCAAGCCAAAACGAAGGAGATGGAAATTCAGGTGAAGGTTCTAGAGCTCGAGCAAGCGCTACAGGTTGAGCGCATGCGATTGGCTTCgttccgaaagaaaaactaccACCAACCGGTCGAAGAGTAG
- the LOC131206568 gene encoding huntingtin-interacting protein 1 isoform X5, translating to MASLSLPRVLQNRKSPVEVERENLVKHLTISISKALSNVEMPIKVKHVRAAIIGTFHSNGGHAFWAIAIRQPIQDNRIVAWKFCHLLHKILREGHHLCCQHSMRHRGMLLEAGKLWGHLNDGYGICIKHYTKLLVTKLEFHDRNPRIPGNLSLRSGDLEKIGEGDINVYFQLAVEIFDYLDDIVALQATIFKSITTFCVSSMTSPGQCRLAPLIPCIQDSNPLYDMLVRIMFKLHANLPSDLLTGHRQRFGTLFHQLKMFYSQSRNLQYFVNLITVPKLPEAPPNFELQSDLGNYQAPVVVMPDSDPCDNEPEPVVENLIDTAEAAPPIPELPQHNNHQQSVAPVVPVAQLMELERLIQERDDLIRHLQTETHRLSNHVKSITIEQRDVQMRMEEEVAALNVQLTQSHGELMNLRFQKEELELRAQTAPNLEQRAQAEEERAKASEEKFQKLKTMYTQIRDEHVNLLRQVKIDQYKINCYVQHGEISKQLATSTTAAVEANKAKAELQCQLEELEQKQSLVQNALQQSSVEARQEQEAIAEQLQTMTQKCESLQSRYDEMEAARQAEVAELRIGLERLETELQTFQHDRETLSNEKGSLEERLAEIEGEKEELALKYQECVGKIEALELKTDQYAREEASLQQSVCENTQKTQAKAAQEEEFNRTHQEERNRYDSLQTEMSETLGKLETKNATIADERQQTLNQLLLLQTESTQKQSDFESLEHDLKSVIEQKDHELEEINAKYRELEEKYQGLDANMERSLSEKETIESDLQDLLHQQEETEQRLRAAQATVGTLQAALADSRITGETALRTLLEACIKSSEKLTLRAIGENEMPGAGGTPTYFLMIAEELQEVLTKLKMVHENYLKDNSTNVESLARKVIIGAHLLASAHVQGMTICNRSANIESGERIAEEIKKLGLSITSLFQALQKTSESDTVSERVKDLKLKLEQVTTMIVDLGKQTDGTENLGDMVESELSSMDKAIEEAASQIEEMLSKSRASDSGIKLEVNEKILDACTNLMQAIRLLVQKSRLLQSEIVSLGKGTASAKEFYKRNHQWTEGLISAAKSVAQGANFLVTAANKTVAGGAKHQLDLVVAAQEIAACTAQLVVASRVKAPRTSTNLSALGTASKNVTQATGIVVATAKDCSQRLEDSQDLDLGTLTVHQAKTKEMEIQVKVLELEQALQVERMRLASFRKKNYHQPVEE from the exons ACTATCAGCATTTCCAAGGCTCTCAGCAATGTGGAAATGCCCATCAAGGTCAAGCATGTTCGTGCCGCCATCATCGGGACGTTTCACAGCAACGGTGGGCACGCGTTCTGGGCCATAGCTATCCGGCAACCGATACAGGATAATCGGATCGTGGCCTGGAAGTTCTGCCACCTGCTGCATAAAATTCTGCGCGAAGGCCATCATCTATGTTGTCAGCATTCGATGCGCCATCGCGGCATGTTACTGGAGGCTGGAAAACTGTGGGGTCACTTGAACGATGGTTATGGCATCTGCATTAAACATTACACGAAACTGCTCGTCACAAAGCTGGAGTTCCACGACCGTAATCCCCGAATACCGGGCAACCTTTCGCTTCGGTCGGGCGACCTCGAGAAGATCGGCGAAGGTGATATTAACGTTTA CTTCCAGCTGGCTGTCGAAATATTCGATTATTTGGATGACATTGTTGCATTACAAGCAACCA TATTCAAATCTATCACGACGTTCTGCGTCAGTTCCATGACTTCGCCCGGCCAGTGTCGGTTGGCACCATTGATCCCTTGCATACAGGATTCAAATCCACTGTACGATATGTTGGTGCGCATTATGTTCAAACTGCACGCCAACTTGCCCTCGGATCTGCTTACCGGGCACCGGCAGCGCTTCGGTACATTGTTCCATCAGCTGAAGATGTTCTATAGCCAATCGCGCAATTTGCAGTACTTCGTTAATCTGATAACCGTGCCGAAGCTGCCGGAAGCGCCACCAAATTTTGAGCTGCAAAGCGATCTAGGCAACTATCAGGCTCCGGTTGTCGTTATGCCCGACAGCGATCCATGTGACAATgaaccggagccggtggtggaaaatctgATTGACACTGCCGAGGCTGCACCACCGATACCGGAACTACCGCAACATAACAACCATCAGCAATCGGTTGCACCGGTAGTGCCCGTGGCGCAGCTAATGGAGCTGGAGCGTTTGATCCAGGAGCGCGACGATTTGATACGACACCTGCAGACGGAAACCCATCGATTGTCTAATCACGTTAAGTCGATCACGATCGAACAGAGAGACGTGCAAATGCGTATGGAGGAGGAGGTCGCCGCACTGAACGTTCAGCTAACGCAAAGTCACGGCGAGCTTATGAATTTACGCTTCCAGAAGGAAGAGCTGGAACTACGGGCTCAAACTGCACCTAATCTGGAGC AACGTGCGCAAGCGGAAGAGGAACGTGCGAAGGCGAGTGAGGAGAAGTTCCAGAAACTAAAAACCATGTACACGCAGATACGCGACGAGCATGTAAATCTTCTGCGCCAG GTGAAAATTGATCAATACAAGATCAACTGCTACGTGCAG CATGGAGAAATAAGCAAGCAGCTGGCTACTTCTACAACCGCTGCCGTCGAAGCTAACAAAGCTAAAGCGGAGCTCCAGTGCCAGCTGGAAGAACTCGAACAAAAGCAGTCCTTGGTGCAGAACGCACTACAGCAAAGCTCGGTCGAGGCGCGCCAAGAGCAGGAAGCTATCGCGGAACAGCTACAAACCATGACACAGAAGTGCGAATCGCTACAGAGCCGGTACGATGAAATGGAAGCCGCTCGGCAGGCCGAGGTAGCTGAACTGCGTATCGGGCTGGAGCGCCTAGAGACCGAACTGCAGACATTTCAACACGATCGCGAAACACTGTCTAATGAAAAGGGCAGCCTTGAGGAGCGACTGGCGGAAATAGAGGGCGAAAAGGAAGAACTGGCCCTAAAATATCAGGAATGCGTTGGCAAAATTGAAGCCCTCGAGCTAAAGACTGACCAGTATGCCAGAGAGGAAGCATCACTGCAGCAGAGTGTTTGTGAGAATACGCAGAAAACACAAG CGAAAGCAGCGCAAGAGGAGGAATTCAATCGTACCCACCAGGAGGAACGGAACCGCTACGATTCGCTACAGACAGAGATGAGCGAAACGCTTGGCAAacttgaaacgaaaaacgcgACCATTGCCGATGAGCGACAGCAAACGTTGAatcagctgttgctgctgcaaacGGAGTCCACCCAGAAACAGTCCGATTTCGAGTCGCTAGAGCACGACCTCAAGTCTGTGATCGAACAAAAGGATCACGAACTGGAAGAAATAAATGCCAAGTACCGCGAGCTGGAGGAAAAGTATCAG GGTCTAGATGCGAATATGGAACGGTCACTTTCCGAGAAGGAAACAATTGAATCTGATTTGCAAGATTTACTACACCAACAGGAAGAAACGGAGCAGAGGTTGCGAGCAGCGCAGGCAACAGTCGGTACGCTTCAGGCTGCCCTGGCCGATAGTCGCATTACTGGTGAAACCGCTTTGCGCACCCTGCTGGAGGCTTGCATAAAATCGTCGGAAAAGCTTACACTACGGGCCATCGGTGAAAACGAAATGCCGGGGGCTGGCGGTACGCCGACCTACTTTTTGATGATCGCCGAGGAGTTGCAGGAGGTGCTGACGAAACTGAAAATGGTCCATGAAAATTATCTGAAGGACAATTCGACAAACGTGGAATCGTTGGCGAGGAAAGTTATCATCGGAGCGCATTTATTGGCGTCCGCCCACGTGCAGGGGATGACCATTTGCAACCGGTCAGCAAACATAGAGAGTGGTGAAC GCATAGCGGAAGAGATCAAGAAGCTTGGCCTGTCAATTACCAGCCTATTCCAAGCGCTGCAAAAAACAAGCGAATCTGACACGGTCAGTGAGAGAGTAAAGGATTTAAAGCTAAAACTGGAACAAGTCACCACTATGATCGTCGACCTCGGAAAGCAAACGGATGGCACCGAAAATCTTGGCGATATGGTCGAATCCGAACTTTCCAGCATGGATAAAGCCATTGAAGAGGCTGCTTCACAGATAGAG GAAATGCTATCAAAATCGCGTGCTTCCGATTCTGGTATAAAATTAGAAGTCAACGAAAAAATCCTCGACGCTTGTACGAACCTCATGCAAGCGATTCGACTGCTGGTGCAAAAATCGCGGTTGCTGCAGTCAGAGATCGTATCGCTAGGCAAGGGCACTGCTTCGGCGAAGGAGTTCTATAAGCGCAATCACCAGTGGACGGAGGGCTTAATTTCAGCTGCAAAAAGTGTCGCCCAAGGGGCCAACTTCTTGGT GACGGCAGCGAACAaaacggtggccggcggaGCAAAGCACCAGCTCGATTTGGTAGTGGCTGCCCAGGAAATTGCTGCCTGTACTGCTCAGCTTGTAGTGGCAAGTCGCGTGAAGGCACCTCGCACCAGCACGAACTTATCTGCGCTGGGTACGGCTTCAAAGAACGTGACTCAAGCGACGGGAATCGTTGTGGCTACCGCCAAAGATTGCAGCCAACGGTTGGAAGACTCGCAGGATCTTGATCTCGGCACGCTGACGGTGCATCAAGCCAAAACGAAGGAGATGGAAATTCAGGTGAAGGTTCTAGAGCTCGAGCAAGCGCTACAGGTTGAGCGCATGCGATTGGCTTCgttccgaaagaaaaactaccACCAACCGGTCGAAGAGTAG